One window from the genome of Mauremys mutica isolate MM-2020 ecotype Southern chromosome 4, ASM2049712v1, whole genome shotgun sequence encodes:
- the LOC123369564 gene encoding olfactory receptor-like protein OLF1: MEMGNHSEVTEFILSGLTDRPELQVPLFGVFLVIYGVTLVGNGGMILLIRIDPRLHTPMYFFLSNLSFCDLCFSSIISPKLLLNFLAERKSISYSACAVQLYLSIAFGDVECLLLAVMAYDRYVAICNPLHYTVTMSRQLCKQLVAAVYAVGFVDSMIHTCFIFRLSFCSSNIINHFFCDIPPLLALSCSDTRINEIVIFVFMSCMTVSIFVTFLLSYAYIIITVLRIRSAEGRRKTFSTCSFHLTSVVLLFGTLLFMYLRPTSSYSMDTDKVASVFYMVVIPMLNPLIYSLRNTEVKDAVRRAMNKLLTIPESV; encoded by the coding sequence ATGGAAATGGGAAATCACTCAGAGGTGACTGAGTTCATTCTCTCAGGACTGACAGATCGTCCGGAGCTGCAGGTCCCCCTCTTTGGGGTGTTCCTAGTGATTTATGGTGTCACCCTTgtagggaatggggggatgaTCCTGTTAATCAGGATTGATCCCCgactccacacccccatgtactttttcctcagtaatttgtctttctgtgacctctgcttTTCCTCGATAATTTCCCCTAAGTTGCTGCTGAATTTCTTAGCCGAGAGGAAAAGCATTTCTTACTCTGCCTGCGCTGTGCAACTGTATCTCTCTATTGCTTTTGGAGATGTTGAGTGCCTTTTACTGGCTGTGATGGCGTATGACCGTTATGTGGCCATCTGTAACCCGCTGCACTACACGGTCACCATGTCCAGGCAGCTTTGTAAACAGCTGGTGGCTGCTGTGTACGCTGTGGGGTTTGTGGATTCAATGATACACACGTGTTTTATATTTCGGCTGTCATTCTGCAGCTCCAACATCATcaatcatttcttctgtgacatccccCCACTGTTGGCGCTCTCCTGTTCTGACACCCGCATCAATGAGATTGTGATATTTGTTTTTATGAGCTGCATGACAGTGAGCATCTTTGTGACTTTTCTCCTCTCCTACGCCTATATCATCATCACCGTCCTGCGGATCCGCTCTGCTGAGGGCCGGCGCAaaaccttctccacctgctctttCCATTTGACCTCTGTGGTCTTACTTTTTGGCACCCTCCTCTTCATGTATTTACGTCCCACCTCCAGCTATTCTATGGACACAGACAAAGTAGCCTCAGTGTTTTACATGGTGGTGATCCCCATGTTGAACcctctcatctacagcctgagaaacacaGAGGTGAAGGACGCCGTGAGGAGAGCAATGAATAAACTCCTAACAATTCCTGAATCTGTTTAA
- the LOC123369536 gene encoding olfactory receptor 8U9-like produces the protein MEKGNHSEVTEFILSGLTDRQELQVPLFGVFLVIYGITLVGNGGMILLIMIDPQLHTPMYFFLSNLSFCDLCLSSIISPKMLLNFLAERKSISYTACAVQLYLFVSFADVECLLLAVMAYDRYVAICNPLLYTVTMSRQLCKQLVAGVYAVGVVDSMIHTFFTLQLSFCSSNIINHFFCDIPQLLVLSCSDTRINEIVMFAFIGCIVVSSLVIVLLSYVYIASTILEIRSAEGRHKTFSTCSFHLTAVVLFYGIQLFMYLRPTSSYSMDTDKVASVFYTLVIPMLNPVIYSLRNTEVKDALRRAMNKLLTNS, from the coding sequence ATGGAAAAGGGAAATCACTCGGAGGTGACTGAGTTCATTCTCTCAGGACTGACAGATCGTCAGGAGCTGCAGGTCCCCCTCTTTGGGGTGTTCCTAGTGATTTATGGTATCACcctggtggggaatggggggatgaTCTTGTTAATCATGATAGACCCCCaacttcacacccccatgtactttttcctcagtAATTTATCTTTCTGTGACCTCTGCCTTTCCTCGATAATTTCCCCTAAGATGCTGCTGAATTTCTTAGCCGAGAGGAAAAGCATTTCTTACACTGCCTGCGCTGTGCAATTGTATCTCTTTGTCTCTTTTGCAGATGTTGAGTGCCTCTTGCTGGCTGTGATGGCGTATGACCGTTATGTGGCCATCTGTAATCCGCTGCTCTATACGGTCACCATGTCCAGGCAGCTTTGTAAGCAGCTGGTGGCTGGGGTGTACGCTGTGGGGGTGGTGGATTCAATGATACACACGTTTTTTACTCTTCAGCTGTCATTCTGCAGCTCCAATATCATCAATCATTTCTTTTGTGATATCCCCCAATTGCTGGTGCTCTCCTGCTCTGACACCCGCATCAATGAGATCGTGATGTTTGCCTTCATTGGCTGTATTGTAGTGAGCAGCCTTGTGATAGTCCTTCTCTCCTATGTCTATATCGCCTCCACCATCCTGGAGATCCGCTCTGCCGAGGGCCGGCACAaaaccttctccacctgctctttCCACTTGACCGCTGTGGTCCTGTTTTATGGCATCCAACTCTTCATGTATTTACGTCCCACCTCCAGCTATTCCATGGACACAGACAAAGTAGCCTCAGTGTTTTACACGCTGGTGATCCCCATGCTGAACCCcgtcatctacagcctgaggaacacggAGGTGAAGGACGCCCTGAGGAGAGCAATGAATAAACTCCTAACCAATTCCTGA